The Gloeomargarita lithophora Alchichica-D10 genomic sequence CGTAGGGTCGCCACACAGCCCCCCTGATCCACCGCCACGTCAATAATTACGCTCCCTGGAATCATCTGTTTGACTAGGGTTTCCGGGACTAACGTGGGAGTCCGCCGCCCCGGTAATAGCACCGCCCCGATGAGTAAATCCGCCTGGGGCACCATTTCGGCAATGTGGGTACTATTGCTATGGAGTAACTGCACCCGAAAGCCAAATAAATCCCCCAGGGCATAGAGCCGATCCAGATTTAACTCGATAATCGTCACCTGCGCCCCCAACCCCACCGCCATCCGAGCCGCTTCCGTCCCCACCACGCCGCCGCCGAGGATCACCACCTGGGCAGGTTTTACGCCGGGAATACCCCCCAACAACACGCCCCGCCCGCCGGACTGCCGTTGCAAAAAATGGCTCCCAAACTGCACCGCCAACCGCCCCGCAATCACACTCATGGGATGCAACAGGGGCAAACGCCCATCGTTCAATTCCACCATTTCGTAGGCAATGGCAGTGGTGCCAGCCGCCAGCAGAGCTTTGACCAAATCCGGCTGTGCCGCCAAGTGCAGGTAGGTAAAGAGCAGTAAATCCTGCCGCAAAAAATCATATTCCGCCGGTAGGGGTTCTTTCACCTTCACCACCAAATCCTGTGCCCAGGCGGTCGCCGCCTCCCCGGCAATTTCTGCCCCCGCCTGTTGGTACAATTCATCCCCAAACCCCGCCCCTGCCCCCGCCTGGGTTTCCACCACCACCGGATGTCCCTGCGCCACCAATGCGGACACGCTGGCCGGACTCAGCCCCACCCGAAACTCCTGGTCTTTGATCTCCTTGGGCACCCCAATCCGCATCCCCGCCCCCAGTTGGCCGTTGAGCTTAGTTTATCC encodes the following:
- the ald gene encoding alanine dehydrogenase, whose product is MRIGVPKEIKDQEFRVGLSPASVSALVAQGHPVVVETQAGAGAGFGDELYQQAGAEIAGEAATAWAQDLVVKVKEPLPAEYDFLRQDLLLFTYLHLAAQPDLVKALLAAGTTAIAYEMVELNDGRLPLLHPMSVIAGRLAVQFGSHFLQRQSGGRGVLLGGIPGVKPAQVVILGGGVVGTEAARMAVGLGAQVTIIELNLDRLYALGDLFGFRVQLLHSNSTHIAEMVPQADLLIGAVLLPGRRTPTLVPETLVKQMIPGSVIIDVAVDQGGCVATLRPTTHTEPVYTKYGVLHYGVPNMPGAVPWTATQALNQSIFPYLLDLAERGRDALAPGTPLGRGVNTQGGKLIPAVLQELFSG